In one Antennarius striatus isolate MH-2024 chromosome 15, ASM4005453v1, whole genome shotgun sequence genomic region, the following are encoded:
- the LOC137608870 gene encoding regulator of G-protein signaling 14-like — MAKKTPPRQFWKCDRWCATRSSSTEDKKIQAVSDGELNMSTRACGGSSSSLPGAQGGDVSPTCSVLSWAVSFEKLLEDPCGVDYFTSFLRSEVSAENILFWQACEKFRKIPATSLDELKAEARSIYDTYLSDSAPYSVNIDDTVKVEEKDLEQPTPVMFNDAQAQIFKLMKMDSYSYKPRSTKMGRTASSSPNF; from the exons ATGGCAAAGAAAACACCACCAAGACAATTCTGGAAATGCGACAGGTGGTGCGCCACGCGTTCTTCCTCCACGGAGGATAAGAAGATCCAGGCAGTATCAGATGGAGAGTTGAACATGTCTACGAGGGCCTGTGGcggcagcagctccagccttcCTGGCGCTCAGGGCGGAGATGTCAGCCCGACCTGTAGTGTGTTGAGTTGGGCTGTCTCGTTTgagaagctgctggaggaccCCTGTGGAGTTGACTACTTTACATCCTTCTTGAGGTCAGAGGTGAGTGcggaaaacattttattctggCAGGCTTGTGAAAAGTTCAGGAAGATCCCAGCCACCTCATTGGATGAGCTGAAAGCAGAGGCTCGCTCCATCTACGACACATATCTGTCTGACAGCGCTCCCTACTCAGTCAATATTGATGATACGGTcaaggtggaagagaaggacTTGGAGCAACCCACGCCTGTTATGTTCAACGACGCTCAAGCACAGATATTTAAACTGATGAAGATGGACAGCTACAGCTACAAACCCAGGTCCACTAAAATGGGCAGAACAGCCTCGAG CTCCCCgaatttttag